In a genomic window of Comamonadaceae bacterium OTU4NAUVB1:
- the pal gene encoding peptidoglycan-associated lipoprotein Pal, whose product MLKRTIYSLAIVALIAGCSSGTKLNDTPVVDRGGMAGQGSGGASGGGAASGVSPVTIDPNAQNAAGPVGVARIVYFDYDSYAVKPEFQSLIDGHARFLKASSQRRVSIEGHTDDRGGREYNLALGQKRSEAVRRALTLLGVNDAQIEAVSFGKEKPAVTGDGEPSWAQNRRAEISYR is encoded by the coding sequence ATGTTGAAACGTACGATCTATTCGCTGGCCATCGTGGCCCTCATCGCCGGTTGCTCGTCGGGCACGAAGCTCAACGACACGCCGGTGGTCGATCGCGGCGGCATGGCCGGGCAGGGCAGCGGCGGTGCCAGTGGGGGCGGTGCGGCCAGTGGCGTGTCGCCGGTCACCATCGATCCCAACGCACAGAACGCGGCGGGTCCGGTTGGCGTGGCGCGCATCGTGTATTTCGATTACGACAGCTACGCCGTGAAGCCCGAGTTCCAGTCGCTGATCGACGGTCATGCGCGCTTCCTGAAAGCCAGCTCGCAGCGTCGCGTGTCCATCGAAGGGCACACCGACGACCGTGGCGGACGCGAGTACAACCTGGCCCTCGGTCAGAAGCGCTCCGAAGCCGTGCGTCGCGCACTGACCCTGCTGGGCGTGAACGACGCGCAGATCGAGGCGGTGAGCTTCGGCAAGGAGAAGCCTGCCGTCACGGGCGACGGCGAGCCGTCCTGGGCTCAGAACCGGCGCGCCGAGATCTCCTACCGCTGA
- the tolB gene encoding Tol-Pal system beta propeller repeat protein TolB, producing the protein MAASPLVPAFAQFRVEVSGVGLTQLPIALAPFKGQDASPQKISTIVQADLERSGQFRGVDASGQSLDESSRPDLTLWRQRTADSLVVGSVNRLADGRYDVRFRLWDVVRGQDLGGQSYTVPQGDLRLASHRIADYVYEKLTGEKGIFSTRIAYVTKNGGRYNLWVADADGENSQAALASPEPIISPVWSSNGGQLAYVSFESRKPVVYVHSVSSGQRRLLANFRGSNSAPAWAPDGASLAVTLSRDGGSQLYTIPAAGGEPRRLTQSNSIDTEPVFSADGGTIYFVSDRGGAPQIYKMGNGGGTPTRVTFSGTYNISPSISGDGRWLAYISRVGGAFKLHVMELATGNVTAITETSADENPSFAPNSKLIVYATQLQGREALMTTTLDGKIKARLAGQAGDIREPDWGPFQKQ; encoded by the coding sequence ATGGCCGCATCTCCCCTGGTTCCCGCGTTCGCCCAGTTCCGGGTGGAAGTCTCGGGCGTCGGGCTGACGCAGCTGCCGATCGCCCTGGCGCCCTTCAAGGGTCAGGACGCGTCGCCGCAGAAGATCTCCACCATCGTGCAGGCCGACCTCGAGCGCAGCGGCCAGTTCCGGGGCGTCGACGCCTCGGGCCAATCGCTCGACGAATCCTCCCGCCCCGACCTGACGCTGTGGCGCCAGCGCACCGCCGACTCGCTCGTGGTGGGCAGCGTCAACCGACTGGCCGACGGCCGCTACGACGTACGCTTCCGGCTCTGGGACGTGGTCCGCGGTCAGGACCTGGGGGGGCAAAGCTACACCGTCCCGCAAGGCGATCTGCGCCTGGCGTCGCATCGGATCGCCGATTACGTCTACGAAAAGCTGACGGGCGAAAAGGGCATCTTCTCCACCCGCATCGCCTACGTCACCAAGAACGGCGGGCGCTACAACCTGTGGGTGGCAGATGCGGACGGCGAGAACTCCCAGGCCGCGCTTGCGAGCCCCGAACCCATCATCTCGCCCGTGTGGTCCTCCAATGGCGGCCAACTCGCCTACGTGTCGTTCGAGTCGCGCAAGCCGGTGGTCTACGTGCACAGCGTGTCGAGCGGCCAGCGTCGGCTGCTGGCCAACTTCAGGGGTTCCAACAGCGCGCCGGCCTGGGCGCCCGATGGCGCCTCGCTGGCCGTCACCCTCAGCCGCGACGGCGGTTCGCAGCTCTACACGATTCCGGCGGCCGGCGGCGAGCCCCGGCGCCTGACGCAAAGCAACAGCATCGACACGGAGCCGGTCTTCTCCGCCGATGGCGGCACCATCTATTTCGTCAGCGATCGCGGCGGCGCGCCGCAGATCTACAAGATGGGCAACGGCGGGGGCACGCCCACGCGCGTGACATTCAGCGGCACTTACAACATCTCACCCTCCATCAGCGGCGACGGGCGGTGGTTGGCCTACATCTCGCGGGTCGGCGGTGCCTTCAAGCTCCATGTGATGGAATTGGCGACGGGCAACGTCACCGCGATCACCGAGACGAGCGCCGACGAGAATCCGAGTTTCGCGCCCAACAGCAAGCTGATCGTCTATGCCACGCAACTCCAGGGTCGCGAGGCCCTGATGACCACCACGCTGGACGGCAAGATCAAGGCACGGCTGGCCGGACAGGCCGGTGACATCCGCGAACCGGACTGGGGTCCGTTCCAGAAGCAATGA